A single region of the Phalacrocorax carbo chromosome 4, bPhaCar2.1, whole genome shotgun sequence genome encodes:
- the POU4F2 gene encoding POU domain, class 4, transcription factor 2 isoform X2 produces MMMSLSSKQPFGLPHGAGGGGGLHETKYSALHSGAEAMRRACLPAPQLQSNIFGGLDESLLARAEALAAVDIVSPSKSHHHHPPHHSPFKPDATYHTMNTIPCTSAASSSSVPISHPSALSGTHHHHHHHHHHHHQPHQALEGELLEHLTPGLALGAMAAPDGAVVSTPGHAPHMAGMNPMHPAALGMAHAHGLPAHMGCMSDVDADPRDLEAFAERFKQRRIKLGVTQADVGSALANLKIPGVGSLSQSTICRFESLTLSHNNMIALKPILQAWLEEAEKSHREKLAKPELFSGAEKKRKRTSIAAPEKRSLEAYFALQPRPSSEKIAAIAEKLDLKKNVVRVWFCNQRQKQKRMKYSAGI; encoded by the exons ATGATGATGTCCCTGAGCAGCAAGCAGCCCTTCGGCCTCCCCCacggcgccggcggcggcggcggcctccACGAAACCAAGTACTCGGCCCTGCACA gcggcgcggaggCGATGCGGAGGGCCTGCCTGCCCGCCCC GCAATTGCAGAGCAATATATTCGGCGGTCTGGACGAAAGCCTGCTGGCCCGCGCCGAAGCCCTGGCAGCGGTGGACATCGTCTCCCCGAGCAagagccaccaccaccacccgcCGCACCACAGCCCCTTCAAGCCGGACGCCACGTACCACACCATGAACACCATCCCCTGCACCTcggccgcctcctcctcctcggtgCCCATCTCCCACCCGTCCGCCCTGTCGggcacccaccaccaccatcaccaccaccaccaccaccaccaccagccccaccaggCGCTGGAGGGGGAACTCTTGGAGCACCTGACGCCGGGGCTGGCGCTGGGGGCCATGGCGGCCCCCGACGGCGCCGTGGTCTCCACGCCGGGCCACGCGCCCCACATGGCCGGCATGAACCCCATGCACCCGGCGGCGCTGGGCATGGCCCACGCCCACGGGCTGCCGGCCCACATGGGCTGCATGAGCGACGTGGACGCCGACCCCCGCGACTTGGAGGCCTTCGCCGAGCGCTTCAAGCAGCGCCGCATCAAGCTGGGGGTGACCCAGGCCGACGTGGGCTCGGCGCTGGCCAACCTGAAGATCCCGGGGGTGGGCTCCCTCAGCCAGAGCACCATCTGCCGCTTCGAGTCCCTCACGCTCTCCCACAACAACATGATCGCCCTCAAGCCCATCCTGCAGGCCTGGCTGGAGGAGGCCGAGAAGTCCCACCGCGAGAAGCTGGCCAAGCCCGAGCTCTTCAGCGGCGCGGAGAAAAAGCGCAAGCGGACCTCCATCGCCGCCCCCGAGAAGCGCTCGCTGGAGGCCTACTTCGCCCTCCAGCCCCGGCCCTCCTCCGAGAAGATCGCCGCCATCGCCGAGAAGCTGGACCTCAAGAAGAACGTGGTCCGCGTCTGGTTCTGCAACCAGCGCCAGAAGCAGAAGCGCATGAAGTACTCGGCCGGCATCTGA
- the POU4F2 gene encoding POU domain, class 4, transcription factor 2 isoform X3 gives MMMSLSSKQPFGLPHGAGGGGGLHETKYSALHTASEAMRRACLPAPPVGSNIFGGLDESLLARAEALAAVDIVSPSKSHHHHPPHHSPFKPDATYHTMNTIPCTSAASSSSVPISHPSALSGTHHHHHHHHHHHHQPHQALEGELLEHLTPGLALGAMAAPDGAVVSTPGHAPHMAGMNPMHPAALGMAHAHGLPAHMGCMSDVDADPRDLEAFAERFKQRRIKLGVTQADVGSALANLKIPGVGSLSQSTICRFESLTLSHNNMIALKPILQAWLEEAEKSHREKLAKPELFSGAEKKRKRTSIAAPEKRSLEAYFALQPRPSSEKIAAIAEKLDLKKNVVRVWFCNQRQKQKRMKYSAGI, from the exons ATGATGATGTCCCTGAGCAGCAAGCAGCCCTTCGGCCTCCCCCacggcgccggcggcggcggcggcctccACGAAACCAAGTACTCGGCCCTGCACACCGCCT cggaggCGATGCGGAGGGCCTGCCTGCCCGCCCCTCCGGTAGgt AGCAATATATTCGGCGGTCTGGACGAAAGCCTGCTGGCCCGCGCCGAAGCCCTGGCAGCGGTGGACATCGTCTCCCCGAGCAagagccaccaccaccacccgcCGCACCACAGCCCCTTCAAGCCGGACGCCACGTACCACACCATGAACACCATCCCCTGCACCTcggccgcctcctcctcctcggtgCCCATCTCCCACCCGTCCGCCCTGTCGggcacccaccaccaccatcaccaccaccaccaccaccaccaccagccccaccaggCGCTGGAGGGGGAACTCTTGGAGCACCTGACGCCGGGGCTGGCGCTGGGGGCCATGGCGGCCCCCGACGGCGCCGTGGTCTCCACGCCGGGCCACGCGCCCCACATGGCCGGCATGAACCCCATGCACCCGGCGGCGCTGGGCATGGCCCACGCCCACGGGCTGCCGGCCCACATGGGCTGCATGAGCGACGTGGACGCCGACCCCCGCGACTTGGAGGCCTTCGCCGAGCGCTTCAAGCAGCGCCGCATCAAGCTGGGGGTGACCCAGGCCGACGTGGGCTCGGCGCTGGCCAACCTGAAGATCCCGGGGGTGGGCTCCCTCAGCCAGAGCACCATCTGCCGCTTCGAGTCCCTCACGCTCTCCCACAACAACATGATCGCCCTCAAGCCCATCCTGCAGGCCTGGCTGGAGGAGGCCGAGAAGTCCCACCGCGAGAAGCTGGCCAAGCCCGAGCTCTTCAGCGGCGCGGAGAAAAAGCGCAAGCGGACCTCCATCGCCGCCCCCGAGAAGCGCTCGCTGGAGGCCTACTTCGCCCTCCAGCCCCGGCCCTCCTCCGAGAAGATCGCCGCCATCGCCGAGAAGCTGGACCTCAAGAAGAACGTGGTCCGCGTCTGGTTCTGCAACCAGCGCCAGAAGCAGAAGCGCATGAAGTACTCGGCCGGCATCTGA
- the POU4F2 gene encoding POU domain, class 4, transcription factor 2 isoform X1, protein MMMSLSSKQPFGLPHGAGGGGGLHETKYSALHTASPCPSAGAAAPAASSPSSTGTGGSAGRGSSSGSGPGSGSGSGGSGSGSGSGSGPGGGGGGGAEAMRRACLPAPPSNIFGGLDESLLARAEALAAVDIVSPSKSHHHHPPHHSPFKPDATYHTMNTIPCTSAASSSSVPISHPSALSGTHHHHHHHHHHHHQPHQALEGELLEHLTPGLALGAMAAPDGAVVSTPGHAPHMAGMNPMHPAALGMAHAHGLPAHMGCMSDVDADPRDLEAFAERFKQRRIKLGVTQADVGSALANLKIPGVGSLSQSTICRFESLTLSHNNMIALKPILQAWLEEAEKSHREKLAKPELFSGAEKKRKRTSIAAPEKRSLEAYFALQPRPSSEKIAAIAEKLDLKKNVVRVWFCNQRQKQKRMKYSAGI, encoded by the exons ATGATGATGTCCCTGAGCAGCAAGCAGCCCTTCGGCCTCCCCCacggcgccggcggcggcggcggcctccACGAAACCAAGTACTCGGCCCTGCACACCGCCTCGCCCTGCCCCTccgccggcgccgccgcccccgccgccagctcccccagcagcaccggcACCGGCGGCTCCGCCGGACGCGGCTCCAGCTCCGGCTCCGgccccggctccggctccggcagcggcggctccggctccggctccggctcgggctccggccccggcggcggcggcggcggcggcgcggaggCGATGCGGAGGGCCTGCCTGCCCGCCCCTCCG AGCAATATATTCGGCGGTCTGGACGAAAGCCTGCTGGCCCGCGCCGAAGCCCTGGCAGCGGTGGACATCGTCTCCCCGAGCAagagccaccaccaccacccgcCGCACCACAGCCCCTTCAAGCCGGACGCCACGTACCACACCATGAACACCATCCCCTGCACCTcggccgcctcctcctcctcggtgCCCATCTCCCACCCGTCCGCCCTGTCGggcacccaccaccaccatcaccaccaccaccaccaccaccaccagccccaccaggCGCTGGAGGGGGAACTCTTGGAGCACCTGACGCCGGGGCTGGCGCTGGGGGCCATGGCGGCCCCCGACGGCGCCGTGGTCTCCACGCCGGGCCACGCGCCCCACATGGCCGGCATGAACCCCATGCACCCGGCGGCGCTGGGCATGGCCCACGCCCACGGGCTGCCGGCCCACATGGGCTGCATGAGCGACGTGGACGCCGACCCCCGCGACTTGGAGGCCTTCGCCGAGCGCTTCAAGCAGCGCCGCATCAAGCTGGGGGTGACCCAGGCCGACGTGGGCTCGGCGCTGGCCAACCTGAAGATCCCGGGGGTGGGCTCCCTCAGCCAGAGCACCATCTGCCGCTTCGAGTCCCTCACGCTCTCCCACAACAACATGATCGCCCTCAAGCCCATCCTGCAGGCCTGGCTGGAGGAGGCCGAGAAGTCCCACCGCGAGAAGCTGGCCAAGCCCGAGCTCTTCAGCGGCGCGGAGAAAAAGCGCAAGCGGACCTCCATCGCCGCCCCCGAGAAGCGCTCGCTGGAGGCCTACTTCGCCCTCCAGCCCCGGCCCTCCTCCGAGAAGATCGCCGCCATCGCCGAGAAGCTGGACCTCAAGAAGAACGTGGTCCGCGTCTGGTTCTGCAACCAGCGCCAGAAGCAGAAGCGCATGAAGTACTCGGCCGGCATCTGA